The genomic interval ATCGCCAACCAGGAGCAGGAGGCCGCCCGCAACCGCGACATCGAGACGATGACGGGCGAGCTCGAGCTGCAGGCCGTGCGCGACGCCGCCCTCGCGACGATCGAGGACGGCGCCGAGGGATCGGACGCCCCTGCGACGGGAGGTGAGGCCCGATGACCGCCCCCGTCTCCGAGGAGCAGCTCGAGCAGCAGACCCTCACGGCCGAGGAGAATCGTCTCGCCCGTCAGCGCTCGCTGCGCCTGCTCGGCGAGCTGCTGCGTCCGGTGCGCGCGAAGTTCGTGCTCATGTCCGTCATGGTGGTCGTCGCGCAGCTCGCGGTCGTCGCCGGCCCCGCGATCATCGCGTGGGGCATCGACCACGCCCTGCCCGCCCTGCTCGCGGGCGACGGCACCCCGGTGCTGCTCGCGACGGCCGCCCACATCGCGGCGGCGCTCGCGGGCGGGTTCCTGACCTTCGGCTACGTGCGCCAGTCCACCGTGATCGGCCAGCAGATGCTCCTCGCGCTGCGTCGGCGCGTGTTCCGCGAGACCCAGCGCCTGGACCTCGAGTTCCACGAGCGCTACACGTCCGGCCGCATCGTCTCGCGCCAGACCTCCGACATGGAGGCGCTGCGCGAGCTGCTCGAGGGCGGCGTCGACGTCATGGTCGGCTCGAGCCTGTCGATGGTGTTCACGATCGTGCTGATCGTCGGCATGGACCCCGTGACCGGTCTGGTCATGCTCGTCATGCTCGTGCCGGGCCTGTTCCTGACGGTCTGGTTCCAGCGGCGCTCGCGCGAGGCCTACCGGGCGATCCGGACCCACTCGGCCCGCCTGATCGTGCACTTCGTCGAGGCGATGAACGGGATCCGCGCCGTCAAGGCGTTCCGCAAGGAGCCCCGCAACCTGCGCGAGTACGACACCCTGGCCCAGGACTACCGGGACGCCTCGCTCAAGTCCATCCTCATCTTCGGCATCTACCAGCCCGCGCTGCGGGTGCTCGCCAACACGACCATCGCGGCGGTGCTCGTGGTCGGCGGCTTCCGGGTGCTGCAGGGGGATCTGCAGGTGGGCGTGCTGGTGGCCCTCGTGCTGTACTCGCGGCGGTTCTTCCAGCCCATCGACGACATCGCGAACTTCTACAACTCGTTCCAGAGCGCCGTCGCGGCGCTCGAGAAGATCGCCGCGCTGCTGGCCGAGGTGCCTGCGATCCGCGATCCGGAGAAGCCCGTGCGCCTCGAGCGCGCCCGCGGGCAGGTGGACCTGGTCGACGCGTCGTTCCGGTACACGGCCGAGGGTCCTCTCGTGCTGCAGCCGACGGACCTCGCGATCCCGGCGGGCCAGACCGTCGCGCTCGTCGGCCAGACCGGTGCGGGCAAGTCCACGATCGCCAAGCTGGTCTCGCGCTTCTACGACCCCACCGAGGGGCGGGTCGAGCTCGACGAGGTGGATCTGCGCGATCTGACGTCGAGCGACCTCACGCGCAACATCGTGATGGTCACCCAGGAGGCGTACCTGTTCTCCGGGACCGTGGCCGACAACATCGAGCTGGGGCGCCCCGGCGCCTCGCGCGAGGAGATCGAGGCGGCGGCCGATGCGATCGGCGCGGGCGCGTTCATCCGCGAGCTGCCCGACGGCTTCGACACCGACGTCAACAAGCGCGGCGGTCGCGTGAGCGCGGGCCAGCGCCAGCTCATCTCGTTCGCGCGCGCCTTCCTCGCGGATCCGGCGGTGCTGATCCTCGATGAGGCCACGAGCTCGCTCGACATCCCGTCCGAGCGCCAGGTGCAGGAGGGGCTCACCCATCTGCTCGGGCGCCGCACGGCCGTCATCATCGCCCACCGCCTGACCACCGTGATGATCGCCGACCGTGTGCTCGTGGTGCACGACGGACGGGTCGTCGAGGACGGCTCCCCCGCCGAGCTCGTCGCCTCCGGCGGCCGCTTCGCGGCGCTCTACCAGGCCTGGCAGGACTCGCTGTAGAGGACGGCGGCGGGCCGGGCTGCCGGGAATCGGGGAACAGTCCGGACCATGCGGACGGTCGCACCTCGGATGTCGGCTCACGTGGCAGGAGCCGCTCGTGCGACTGGTGAGCCGGCGTTCGGCGGCCATTTCCGGTGACGTGCTCGCGGTCGGCGAGGTCGCTGTCGTCGACCGGATCGGCGTTCACCCAGAAGGTCGTGCGGCTCGGCCCCGTCGCCGCGCGCGTGCATGGGCTCGAGCAGGGTGCCCGTATCCATCGAGCCGCTGGCCGACCCGTTCCCGGCCGACGCTCATGCGGCGTTCAGTATCCTGGTCATGCGTCATCCCCGGTCCGGGCCGCACGGCACGAGGGGTCCGTCGGCGCGAAGCGGAGGGCATCGGCGTCACGGATCCATGACGTCGGGCGCCGCCGCCCGCGTCGCCCGCGCCCGCCGATGGCGCGGCACGGAGCTCCGGACGCCCTGCACGGGCCGGCGGCGACGCGCACCAGGACGCCGACCGAAGGAGCATCCATGCTGACCATCGCACTCGTGGTCGGCATGCTCGCCATCACGGTCGCGTGCGTCGCCCTCGGCGAGCGGCTGCACCTGCCCTACCCGATCCTCATGCTCGTGGTCTCGGCAGGCATCGCCTTCATCCCCGGCATGCCGCACCTGACCGTCGCGAGCGAGGTGATCCTCCCGCTCTTCCTGCCGCCGCTCCTGTTCGCGACCGCCCAGCACACGAGCTGGGCCGTGTTCCGCGCCCGATGGCGCACGCTCGTGGTCCTCGCGCTCGGCCTCACCGCCGTCACCGCCTTCGTGGCCGCCGGCGCCGTGTGGGCGCTCGTGCCGGGCATCGGCGTGCCCCTCGCGCTCATGCTCGGGGCGATCGTGGCCCCGCCGGACCCGATCGCGGTCGAGGCGGTGGCCGGCCCTGCGCGCATGCCGCGGCGCCTGCTCACCGCGCTGCAGACCGAGGGCCTGTTCAACGACGCGATCGCCATCGTGCTGTTCCAGGCCGCGCTCGGCGCCGTCACCCGCGGCGAGCAGCTGGGGCCGATGATCGGCGTGCGCTTCGTGATCGGCGCCGTGCTCGCCGTGGGCGTCGGCTTCGCGATCGGCTGGCTGTTCCGCATGGCCGACCGGCAGGTCACGTCGCTCGCGGCGCGGACCGCCCTGGGCATCGTCGCCCCCTTCGCCGCGTACATGCTCGCCGAAGAGATCCACGCCTCGGGTGTCATCGCGGTCGTCGTCACGGCGCTCGAGACGCGTCGCAACTCCCGTCCCGAGGACGGTGAGCTGCGCATCACCCGCACCTCCTTCTGGAACGTCGCGAACCTGCTCGTGACGGGCCTCGCGTTCGGACTCATCGGCGCCGAGCTGCGCGACGTCATCACCGACAACACCGACCTCCTGCACCTCACGGGCATCGGGCTCGCGGTCGCGGCCGTCACGATCGCGGTGCGGCTGCTGGCGATGGTGGTGCTGCACGTCGCGACGCGCGGGAGCATGAACCGCGCGCCGGTGGACTGGCGCGAGACCATCGTGCTGACCTGGTGCGGGATGCGCGGCCTCGCGACGCTGGCCCTCGCCCTCGCCATCCCCGCGAGCGTGCCGCCCGAGCACCGCACGATGATGGTGGTCGTCGCGTGCACCGTGCTCGTGGTGACGCTCGTGCCGACGGGGGCGCTCCTGCCGTGGCTGCTGCGGGTCCTGCACCTGCAGGACGACGGCCGGGCCACCCGGGAGGCGGTCGCCGAGCTCTCCCAGCGCGCGCAGGCCTCGGCGCTGACGGCCCTCAAGGAGCGCCTGCCCGAGCTGCACCTGCCCGATGAGCAGAAGCGCGCTCTGGTCAAGCGGCTCAAGCACCTGGGCCGCGACCTCGCGCCGTTCTCGACGCTCACGGGGGCGATCCCCACGGTCACCGGCGGCGCGTCGACCGAGAACATGCCGCTGCCCGAGGTGGACCCCGAGGAGGAGCGGATGCGGCGCCAGCGCATGCGCGCGGCGCGCGATCTCGCCGTCGCGGCGCAGACCGTGGCCCTCGACGCCGCCCGTGCCGAGGTGCTCGCCGCGCGCAGCGAGGTCGGGATCGATCCCGCGGCCGCGGACCTCGTGCTGCGGCGCCTGGACACGCGCATGATGGCGGCGCCGCCGCGACTCAAGGCCAAGCACGCCACCAAGGCCACGCCCCGAGCGCGCGGCGGTGCCGAGGGCGCGGACCGGCACTGAGCCCGGCGGCGAGCAGCACGGGGCAGGAGCCGGGCTGGGGTCCCGGGGGTCGCGGGGAACCTGTCGGACACGGCGGGAAACCGCGTGCCGGGCGCCCGGCTCAGCGGTCCGAGGCGGCGGTGCCCGTGCCCTCGAGCTGCAGCACGGGCACGTCCACGGGGCAGAAGCCGAACACCTGGCCGTAGAAGGACAGCGACGCCTCCGTCGCCCGGATGATCGACTTCGCCTTGCGGAAGCCGTGCTGCTCGCCGGGGAAGAGGATGTAGGCGTGCGGGATGCCCTTGGCGGCGAGCGCGTCGCGGAACATCTCGGACTGGCTGGGCGGCACGATCCGGTCCTCGTCGCCCTGCAGGAGCAGGACGGGGCAGTCGAGCTCGTCGACGTGGCTCAGCGGAGCGCGCTCGACGTACAGGTCGCGCCGCTCCGGGTAGGGGCCGACGAGCCCGTCGATGTAGCGGGACTCGAAGTCGTGGGTGTCCTTGACGAAGTTCTCGAGCTCGGCGACCCCGAAGCTCGAGACGCCCGCGCTGAAGGTGTCGGTGCGGGTCAGGCACGCCAGAGTGGTCCAGCCGCCGGCGCTGCCGCCCTCGATGCCCAGGCGCTGCGGGTCGGCGAGGCCGCGGGCCACGAGGTGCTCCATCACCGCGACCGTGTCCGCGACGTCGACGACACCCCACTGGCCCTTGAGGCGGTCGCGGTAGGCACGGCCGTAACCTGTCGAGCCGCCGTAGTTGATGTCGACGACGCCGAGCCCGCGCGAGGTGTAGTACGCGATGCCGAGCTGCAGGATCGCGGGTGCCTGGGACGTGGGGCCGCCGTGGACCTTGGCGATGACCGGGGGCTTCTCGTCGTCGGGACCCTCGATGCCCTCCTGATGCGGCGCGTAGTACACGGCGTGCACGACGCCGCCGTCCGGGAGCGGCACGTCGATCGGCTCGGGCGTGGGCAGCGCCGAAGGGTCCGGGGCGTCGCCGCGCGAGGAGCGCACGAGGCGCAGCGAGCCGAGGCGCGGGGAGTCGCCGACCGTCAGCTCGGCGAGCCAGATGCCGCGGAACGTCGTCGGCGAGGCGCCCAGGATCGCGAGGGTGCCGTCCGCGCGCATGCCGCCGACGTGCAGATCCGTCAGGGCAGTGCCGTCGGCGGGAGCGACCTCGAGCTCAGCGACGTCGCCGCTGGTCACGTCGAGGACACCGAGGTGGGTCGTGTCCGTGCCGTACTGCACGAGCAGGTGGTCGCGGTCGAGCACGCGGTAGCTCGAGGTGCCTAGCGTCCACATGGGGGTGGCCCACTCCTGCGCCGCGTGCCGGGAGCCGGCGGCCAGCAGCGGGCTCAGGCCGTCGGAGGCGCTCCACAGGTAGGGGTTCCACCAGCCGGAGGCGTCGGAGAGGAGGGCGAGGTGCTCGGTGTCGAGCCACTCGGGCTGCAGCACCGAGGTCGAGGTGTCGCCCGTGACGACCTCGTCGGCCTGGGCGGTGCCGTCGATCAGGTCGGCGACGTGCAGCTCGGTGCCGTCCCAGGGCATCTGCGGGTGCTCCCACGTGATCCAGGCAAGGCGGCCGCCGTCGGGGCTGAGGGCCGGCGCCGCGATGAACCGCGAGGCGGGAGTGACGCGGCGGATGGCCGAGAAGTCCTCGGCGGCTGAGCCGTCGAGCGGGACGGCGGCGAGGTAGCGCTCGATGTGCGGGACGCCGTCGGCATCCAGGTGCGGACCCTCGGGACCGCCCGTGTGGTCCTCGCAGATCCACCAGACCTCGGGGGTGCCGTCGGCCAGGGTCACGGGCGTGGGGCAGGCCCAGCGTAGCGATGGGCCGTGCGCGGTCTCGACCTCGGGACCCGACGGGGTGAGCGGGCGCGGCTCGGCGCCCTCGGTGAGGGCGTAGAGGCGCTGGTCGGCGAAGTTCACGAAGACCACGAGCGGGGCGGCATCGGCCTCCTGCTCGCCGGCCGCCGCAGTGGTGTGGGCGGGGCCGAGCACGGCCCACGAGGCACCGCCGTACTCGTGCACACGGGATCGGGCGTTCCACGGGGCCGGGAGCACGGTGACGGGTTCGCCGCCGTCCTCGGCACGGCCGGGGGTGCGCACGATGGCCTGGCGTCCGCCTTCGGCGGCGATGCCCTCGGTCCACCACAGCTGATCGCCGGCGAAGCGCGGGCCGCCCAGGGTGTTGCCGCCCGTGGCGAGCGATGCCGCGGAGATCGGGGAGGGCCAGGAACCGTACGGAAGCGTGGTGGTCATGGGGCCAGGGTAGGACGGATGGCCTGGGCGAGCATCGTTCGATGCGTTGTGCGCCGACGACGCTCGGGGCGATCGCTCACGGCCGATACCCTCGTCCGCATCCCCCCGATCGAGGAGCGACGATGGCGTCTTCCCCGCAGTTCGATGTGGCTGCATTCTCGAATGCCGCCCGCGCCTTATGGGCGAAGTCGGGTGACAAGGAGGCTCGCGGGACGGGTGACGATCCGTGGCTCGCCCTCCCCCAGCACATGCTCGACTCGGCAGGCGTCGCCGACTCCCTGTGGACGGAGTGGGCGCCGGTGTCCGTCCGACGTGCGATCACGGGTTCCGCGGGCGTGAGCGATGAGGACGCGCACACGCTCCTCACGTGGCTCGCGTGCGTGCATGACCTGGGGAAAGCGACTCTGTCGTTCCAGGCTCAGCTCGACGTGAAGCCGGAGTTCGCGCGCTTTCTCGATCGTGTCCGCCAGGCCGGCCTCTCGCCACGCATGGAGATGACCGAGCGCGGCATGGGCCGCTTCCCGCACGCCCTCGCCTCGGGTGTCATCGTGCAGCGCTGGCTCGCCTCCCAGCGAGTTCCGCCGCCGATCGGGCGAAGCCTCGCCGGAGTCGTCGACTCCCACCACGGCGTCCCCTCTCAGCCTGGGCTCCGGCCGCGTGCGCACGCCGTCCTCGAGGAGTACGCGCTCAAGAAGCCCGAATGGACGGCCGTGCATGACGAGCTCATGACCGTCGCAGCGGATGTCACCGGCATCCGTGACGTCCTTTCCCGCTTGACGACGCCGATCGGGGCATCCGCCCAGACCCTTCTGACGGGCCTCGTCATCATGGCGGACTGGATCGCGTCGAACACGGAGTTCTTCCCGCTCACCTCGGACGGCATGGCCGGCGATCGGCGCGATGCAGGGCTCAGAGCCGTCGATCTGACCTCCCCATGGACGCCATCTCCCCCGGCACCAGAACGCCTCGACGAGCATCTGCGGGACCGCTTCGACTGGCCCGGCGACTACAGGGCGCGCCCTGTGCAACGGGTCGTCGTCGACGCCTGCGCCGAACTCACGGGGCCCGGTCTCGTCATCATCGAAGCGCCCACCGGTGAGGGCAAGACCGAAGCCGCCCTCACGGCGGCAGAGATCCTCGCGTCCTCCTCTGGCGCGGGCGGCGTCATCGTCGCCACACCCACCATGGCGACGGCGGACGGGCTCTTCCGGCGCGTTCTGGACTGGTCCGTTCGAGCCGCCGGCACGGAGGCGCTCTCGATGTTCCTCGGCCACTCCAAGAGCGCGCTCAACACCGACTACCGGAACGTGAGGCTGCACGGCGTCGGCGGTGACAGCCCCTCGGAGGGCACGGTCATCGCCTCGCAGTGGATGTCGGGCCGCAAGAAGGGCATCCTCTCGAACGTCACCGTGGCGACCGTCGACCAGGTGCTGTTCATGGCCCTGCAGGCCAAGCATTCGATGCTCCGCCACCTCGGCCTGGCCGGCAAGGTGGTGGTCATCGATGAGGTCCATGCGTACGACGCCTACATGTCGGCCTACTTGCGAACCGCCCTGGCGTGGCTCGCCCGATACGGCGTGCCCGTCGTCCTGCTGAGCGCGACGCTCCCCGTCCAGCAGAAGCGTGACCTTATCGAGGCGTACCGGAGCCAGATCAGCGACGATGGTCTCGGCCTTCTGTCAGATGCATACCCCCTGGTCACCACGGTGAGCCGAGACGGCCTCCATGAGGCGCCCGTGGACTCGCGTCCGGCCGACCTCCACGCCTCCGTCGAGATCATCGACGACGGGCTGGAGGTCCTGGAGGAGCAGCTGTCGTCGGCGACCGGCGACGGCGGCTGCATTCTCGTCATCTGCAACACGGTGCGACGGGCACAGGCAGTGTTCGAGCGGCTACGAGAGACCTTCCCCGGTGAGGTCGAGCTCCACCACGCCGCGTTCATCGCCTCAGCACGAGCGCGAAAGGAAGAACGCCTCCGTGTTGCGCTGGGCCCGGACGCCCATCGGGGCGGGGACCGTCCCGAACGCCGCTTCATCGTCGCCACCCAGGTCGCCGAGCAGAGCCTCGACATCGATGTCGACCTCCTCGTCACCGACATCGCGCCGATGGACCTCCTGGTCCAGCGCATCGGGCGCCTGCATCGTCACGACCGGCCGGAGAGCGACCGGCCCGTCGCCCTGCGCTCGCCGCGGGTCCTGCTCCGGGGCATCGAGACCCTCGAGCCGCCGGTGTTCGATGCGGGGGCGCGAGCGGTCTACGGGCCGAAGCTCCTGCTCTCGACCCTCGCCGTCCTTCAAACCGATGTGCTCGAAGCCGGTTTCCGGCGCCCCGACGACATCGCGGGACTGGTCCAGGCCGCATACGGGGAGGAGCCGCCCGTCCCGTCAGCATGGACCGACGTCTGGGACGTCGCCTGCGCGGAGAGCGACGCGGCGCGAGCGGACGCCCAGTCACGATCCAGGACCTTCCGCATCCCGCTTCCCGGCGCCGCCCCCAACCTCGATGCCCTCTTCAGCATTCAGCAGGGCAACGTCGACACTGAAGACGGGGAGGCCAAGGGCCTCGCCCAGGTCCGCGACAGCGATCCTTCCGTCGAGGTCATTCCGATCCTGGTGACCGCGAACGGGTACCGGCCGCTCGACGCGTCCCCCGAGGCGGTCGAGCTCAATCCCGATCAGCCGCCTGCGGATATGGCCGCCCGCGACCTTGCCGCCGCGACCGTTCGCCTGCCGGCGCGCCTCACCCGCTACGCCGACATCTTCGACGAAGTCGTAGAGCAGCTGGAGCGCGCCACCCCTCTGGGCTGGCAGCAGTCCACCTGGCTCAAGGGCCAGCTCGCCCTGCCTCTGGACGCCGCACGGTCGATCGAGCTCGCCGGACGCACGCTCCAGTACGACGACGACCTCGGTCTCCGCGACACCACCCCCATGTCACTGTGAAGCCCGTCCGTCAGACCCCCTCGATACCGTCCCCATCACTCACCCCCCGAGGAGCGACATGACCACACCCCCCTCGTTCTCCCTGGTCACAGAGCCATGGATCCGCGCTCAGGCGCTCGACGGCGCCGATGTGCTCCTCTCGCTCCGCGAGGTCTTCGACGGCTCGCAGCCCGTGGCCGCCATCCGTGGCGAGACCCCGACCCAGGACTACGCCGTGCTGCGCGTTCTCTTGGCGATCTTCTGGCGAGCCCATCGTGCCGACGCTGCCGTGAGAGCCGGCGAGACCTTCGATCACGACATGTGGCGGGAGCACGCCTGGATGCTCGCCCAGGCCGACGCCCCTGACACCGCGGCGCTCGACTATCTCGACGCACACGCCGATCGGTTCGACCTGGTTCACCCCAGCACTCCGTTCATGCAGGTCGCGGATCTGCACACGACCAGCGGATCTCGCTCGAGCGTCGAGCGCATCATCCCGGAGGCCGAGTCGTCCTACTTCTCCATGCGGGCCGGCGCGGGACTGGCGAGCCTGTCCTGTCCCGAAGCTGCGCGCTGGCTCATCCACACCCAGGCCTACGACTACTCCGGCATCAAGTCAGGCGCCGCCGGAGACCCTCGGGTGAAGGGAGGAAAGGGCTATCCCATCGGTCCCGGCTGGACGGGGCTGACCGGGGGGACGACCATCCTCGGGGACACGCTGCGCGAGACGCTGGTCCTCAACACCCCGCTCGAGGCCCTCACCGCACCCGGGCACGACATGCCTGCCTGGGAGAGGGAACCGGACACGGCGGCCGAGCGACGGTCACCCGTCCCCACCGGTCCGGCGGACATCGTCACGTGGCAGTCCCGCAGGATCCGCCTCTTCACCGACGGTGATCGGGTGACTGGCGTGCTCGTGAGCAACGGCGACCGCGTGCCCGACGCGGGGGCGAATATCTTCGACGACCCCATGACTCCGTACCGGTTCAGCACGAACAAGTCCACAAAGGCCAAGGATGTCTTCTACCCGCGGCCCTACGAGACATCGCGCATGATGTGGCGTTCGCTCGAGCCGCTGCTCGCCCTCGACGGGGACATTCCGCTGGCTCGGGGCGTCAAGGCGGGCAAACGCCCGCGGACCCTCGATGAACTGGCCGGTCTCACTCCCGGCGTCGACACCAGTCTCGAGGTCATGAACATCCGTCTGACGTCAGCGTCCTACGGCCCGCAGGGCTCGTCGGCATCCACCACCATCGACGCCCGCATCGACATCCCTCGCACCTTGCTCCACCCGGAGTCGATCCTCGCACGCCGTGCCGTCCTCGACACGGCGAGCGCCACCCTCGCGGCCGCCCGCAAGCTGGGCGTCTTCGCCGGCCGGCTTCTCCGGGCAGCCGGCGGCGAGGACGCCTTCCAGGCCACACACACCGACGCGGTCCTGGCCGAGCTCGAACCGGACTTCCAGATCTGGCTCGCCCGGTTCGATCCACTGACGGCCGAGACGACATGCCGTCAGTGGCAGGACCACGTCGCCGACCGTCTTCGCGACCGCGCGCAGACGCTCCTCCGTGGCGCCGGCCCCAAAGCCCTGATCGGTCGGGAGGTCCAGGACGCCAACGGCCGCACCATCCTGCTCACCGCAGGCACGGCCTACGGCCAGCTGCTGCGCGACCTCCGCACCTCCCTCCCGTTGCTCTCACCCCTTCCCGAGAAGGCCACATCCGCCTCCGATCCCGCCGACACCCCCACCCAGGAGTTGACCGATGCCCTCTGACACGCTCCCCCCGGCCCCTTCCCCGGCACGCGCCGACCTCTACGGCGCCATCGCCGGCTCCGCCGCGACCCTCCAGGCGCAGTACCTCGGCTCACGCGGCCAGCGCCAGCAGGCCCACGCACGAGGTCAGCTCGCCGTCCTGCGCCGCAGCGCGGGCTTCACCCCCGAGCAACATCCGCTCGCGCTGCAGAGCGTGCTCGACTCCCTGCATCCGCTTCTCGAGGACGGGGAGCTCGGGACGGGAGACACCGCCTCCCGTTCGGAACGCGCCGCTTTCGACGCGATGTGCATGTTCGCCCTCCACATGCAGTCGGCGACGCGGCCCATGCACGTCTCGGGCCGCAGTTTCGGCTCCGCCATGGGCATGCTGCGGATCCGCAACGACAGCGGCTCGCTCAAGCCGCGGTTCGACGCGCTGCTCGCCGCGCGCAACGAGCGTGCTCGCCTCACCCATGCCCGCTCGCTGGTCACCCTCCTGCGGGGCGAACAGATCGGCCTGGACTACGGCCGCTTCGCCCAGGATCTGCGTACCCTCGCGAGCTCGGCTCGCGGCGGCGTGCTGCTGCGCTGGGGCCGGGACTTCGCCGTGATGCCCCGGCGAGAGCGGGAGCGGGATCAGACCTCAGAACCCACGAGCATCACCGCGACCACCACCCCCTGACCACCACTCTCACCCCACCCCCGGAAGGAAACCCATGTCCCTCGTTCTCGACATCCACGCCCTGCACTCCCTCCCCCCGAGCAACATCAACCGCGACGACACCGGCGCCCCCAAGAGCGCCGTGTTCGGCGGCTTCCCCCGTCAGCGGGTCTCCTCGCAGTCCTGGAAACGAGCCATTCGCCACGACTTCGAGCGCGCCCTCGGCGCCGATGCCGTCGGCTATCGCACCAAGCGCGTCGCGGACCTCGTCTCCGACAAGATCCAGGAGCTCACGAAGGCAGGCGGTGGCGAATGGGATCGTGATCGTGCCGACGCCGCGTCGAAGAGCCTGTTCGCCGCGGCGGGCATCAAGCTCACCGCACCCAAGGTGCGCGAGGGCGAGCAGCCGCGCGGCGAGGAGACCGGGTACCTGCTGTTCCTGAGCCCTCGGCAGATCGAGAACGCCGCCCGATTCCTCATCGGCTCCGAAGGTGCCAAGCCGGGCAAGAAGGATGCCAAAGAGCTGCTCAACTCGTCCCACAGCATCGATATCGCCATGTTCGGGCGCATGGTCGCCGATGCGCCCGACTACAACGTGGACGCGGCCGTACAGGTAGCCCATGCCATCGGCATCCATGAGTCCGAGCCGGAGTTCGACTACTACACGGCCGTGGACGACATCCTCGAGGACAAGGAAGAGACGGGCGCCGGCATGATCGGCACCACCCAGATGATGTCCTCGACGCTCTACCGCTTCGCCACCGTGGATCTGGACTCTCTCGCCGAGAATCTCGGCAACGCCGATGCCGCCGTCGAGGCGACGGTCGCCTTCGTGAAGTCCTTCATCACCTCCCTTCCCACCGGCAAGCAGAACAGCTTCGCCCATAACACCGTTCCGGAACTCGTGTACGTGGCCGTGCGCGACACCCGTTCCCTGTCTCTCGTCAATGCCTTCGAGGAGCCGGTGCGGGCGGACGACCGCGCTAGCCGCCGTCTGAAGGGCGCGCAGCGGCTCGCCGAGGAGGCCGCGCAGCTGCAGACGAGCTATGGGTTCGTCCCGACCGCGAGCTTCGTCATCGGACTCGGGGACCTCCCTGCCCCCTTCGCGGAGATCGCCACGACGACGACCCTGCCGGCTCTCGACGGTCAGGTCCGCGACGCGCTGCGCGGCGAGGTGCAGGCGTGACCAGCACCCTCCTGCTGCTCCTCAAGGGGCCGATGCAGTCCTGGGGCGATGCGAGCCGGTACCGGGACCGCGCCACCGGCGCGCACCCCACGAAGTCCGGTGTGCTGGGTCTGATCGCGGCGGCCGACGGACGGCGGCGCTCCGACGACATCGAGGACCTGGCGCGTCTGCGCTTCGCCGTGCGAGTGGACCAGCCCGGCTCGCTGCTCCGCGACTACCAGACGGCCGAGGACTGGCAGCGCGGCGGCGGGACGAGCCTCGTGAGCAGGTACTACCTCTCCGATGCGGTCTTCCTGGCTGCCGTGGAGACCGAAGACCGCAGCCTTCTCGAGTCGATCGCCGAAAAGCTCCGCTCCCCGCGGTTTCCCCTGTACCTCGGGCGCCGATCGTGCCCGGTAAGCCCCGATCTGGTCCAGGGCATCGTGGCGACCGATGCTGTCACCGCTCTGCGCGAGGCGCCATGGCATGCCTCACCGTCGCATCGCAGGACTCGCCCCACCACTCTGGAGCTCCCCCTCTTCCGCGACGGCATGCCGGGCGAGGAAGGAGAAGCACGACAGGACATCCCGCTCTCGTTCGACCAGGCGCACCGCCGCTACGGATGGC from Brachybacterium huguangmaarense carries:
- a CDS encoding cation:proton antiporter, which translates into the protein MLTIALVVGMLAITVACVALGERLHLPYPILMLVVSAGIAFIPGMPHLTVASEVILPLFLPPLLFATAQHTSWAVFRARWRTLVVLALGLTAVTAFVAAGAVWALVPGIGVPLALMLGAIVAPPDPIAVEAVAGPARMPRRLLTALQTEGLFNDAIAIVLFQAALGAVTRGEQLGPMIGVRFVIGAVLAVGVGFAIGWLFRMADRQVTSLAARTALGIVAPFAAYMLAEEIHASGVIAVVVTALETRRNSRPEDGELRITRTSFWNVANLLVTGLAFGLIGAELRDVITDNTDLLHLTGIGLAVAAVTIAVRLLAMVVLHVATRGSMNRAPVDWRETIVLTWCGMRGLATLALALAIPASVPPEHRTMMVVVACTVLVVTLVPTGALLPWLLRVLHLQDDGRATREAVAELSQRAQASALTALKERLPELHLPDEQKRALVKRLKHLGRDLAPFSTLTGAIPTVTGGASTENMPLPEVDPEEERMRRQRMRAARDLAVAAQTVALDAARAEVLAARSEVGIDPAAADLVLRRLDTRMMAAPPRLKAKHATKATPRARGGAEGADRH
- a CDS encoding ABC transporter ATP-binding protein produces the protein MTAPVSEEQLEQQTLTAEENRLARQRSLRLLGELLRPVRAKFVLMSVMVVVAQLAVVAGPAIIAWGIDHALPALLAGDGTPVLLATAAHIAAALAGGFLTFGYVRQSTVIGQQMLLALRRRVFRETQRLDLEFHERYTSGRIVSRQTSDMEALRELLEGGVDVMVGSSLSMVFTIVLIVGMDPVTGLVMLVMLVPGLFLTVWFQRRSREAYRAIRTHSARLIVHFVEAMNGIRAVKAFRKEPRNLREYDTLAQDYRDASLKSILIFGIYQPALRVLANTTIAAVLVVGGFRVLQGDLQVGVLVALVLYSRRFFQPIDDIANFYNSFQSAVAALEKIAALLAEVPAIRDPEKPVRLERARGQVDLVDASFRYTAEGPLVLQPTDLAIPAGQTVALVGQTGAGKSTIAKLVSRFYDPTEGRVELDEVDLRDLTSSDLTRNIVMVTQEAYLFSGTVADNIELGRPGASREEIEAAADAIGAGAFIRELPDGFDTDVNKRGGRVSAGQRQLISFARAFLADPAVLILDEATSSLDIPSERQVQEGLTHLLGRRTAVIIAHRLTTVMIADRVLVVHDGRVVEDGSPAELVASGGRFAALYQAWQDSL
- a CDS encoding prolyl oligopeptidase family serine peptidase, with protein sequence MTTTLPYGSWPSPISAASLATGGNTLGGPRFAGDQLWWTEGIAAEGGRQAIVRTPGRAEDGGEPVTVLPAPWNARSRVHEYGGASWAVLGPAHTTAAAGEQEADAAPLVVFVNFADQRLYALTEGAEPRPLTPSGPEVETAHGPSLRWACPTPVTLADGTPEVWWICEDHTGGPEGPHLDADGVPHIERYLAAVPLDGSAAEDFSAIRRVTPASRFIAAPALSPDGGRLAWITWEHPQMPWDGTELHVADLIDGTAQADEVVTGDTSTSVLQPEWLDTEHLALLSDASGWWNPYLWSASDGLSPLLAAGSRHAAQEWATPMWTLGTSSYRVLDRDHLLVQYGTDTTHLGVLDVTSGDVAELEVAPADGTALTDLHVGGMRADGTLAILGASPTTFRGIWLAELTVGDSPRLGSLRLVRSSRGDAPDPSALPTPEPIDVPLPDGGVVHAVYYAPHQEGIEGPDDEKPPVIAKVHGGPTSQAPAILQLGIAYYTSRGLGVVDINYGGSTGYGRAYRDRLKGQWGVVDVADTVAVMEHLVARGLADPQRLGIEGGSAGGWTTLACLTRTDTFSAGVSSFGVAELENFVKDTHDFESRYIDGLVGPYPERRDLYVERAPLSHVDELDCPVLLLQGDEDRIVPPSQSEMFRDALAAKGIPHAYILFPGEQHGFRKAKSIIRATEASLSFYGQVFGFCPVDVPVLQLEGTGTAASDR